In the Kribbella sp. NBC_00482 genome, one interval contains:
- a CDS encoding Tex family protein: MVVQSIEQRIADELEVGENQVRAAVALLDEGSTVPFIARYRKEVTGMLDDAQLRTLEERLRYLRELEERRQTVLDSIESQGKLDDALKASILAADTKSRLEDIYLPFKPKRRTKAMIARENGLEPLADGLMADPDVEPIAAAAVFVNADVPDPQAALDGARSILVERFAEDADLIGSLRERLWEQGRLASAVREGKETDGAKFSDYFDFDEPFTKMPSHRILALFRGEKEDVLTITIEPLPAGVEVDGPTEYETTIARKVGVDNQGRPADKWLVETVRWAWRTKILVHLGIDLRMRLRQVAEDEAIRVFAANLRDLLLAAPAGTRSTMGLDPGFRTGVKVAVVDATGKVVNTGVIYPHVPQNQWDKSIATLAALAAAHDVQLIAIGNGTASRETDKLAAELIAKHPELKLTKAVVSEAGASVYSASAFASQELPGMDVSLRGAVSIARRLQDPLAELVKIDPKSIGVGQYQHDLPENSLSRSLDAVVEDCVNAVGVDLNTASAPLLTRVSGITPGLADNIVQHRDVNGPFASRTALKDVARLGPKAFEQAAGFLRIPDGDDPLDASSVHPESYPVVRRMLDSTGSDLKALIGSAELKRLKAADFVDDMFGLPTVTDILAELEKPGRDPRPAFKTAVFAEGVDKIADLKPGMRLEGQVTNVAAFGAFIDIGVHQDGLAHVSALSKTFVKDPREVVKPGDIVMVKVLEVDIPRQRISLTLRLDDELGSGGRQSGGQGGRGQAGGQGRGQGDQGGQGGGQGGQGGGQGGGRGRGPGGPGGQGRGPGGSGGQGRGSGGSGGQGGRGGNRGSGGRGNQPETPMDETSLADAFRKAGFTVR; the protein is encoded by the coding sequence GTGGTGGTGCAGTCGATCGAGCAGCGGATCGCCGACGAGCTGGAGGTCGGTGAGAACCAGGTGCGGGCAGCGGTGGCGCTGCTGGACGAGGGATCGACGGTCCCGTTCATCGCGCGGTACCGCAAAGAGGTCACCGGGATGCTGGACGATGCCCAGCTGCGCACCCTCGAGGAGCGCCTGCGGTACCTGCGGGAGCTCGAGGAGCGCCGGCAGACCGTGCTCGACTCCATCGAGAGCCAGGGCAAGCTCGACGACGCGCTGAAGGCGTCGATCCTGGCGGCCGACACCAAGTCGCGGCTCGAGGACATCTACCTCCCGTTCAAGCCGAAACGCCGGACCAAGGCGATGATCGCCCGCGAGAACGGCCTCGAGCCGCTCGCCGACGGGCTGATGGCCGACCCGGACGTCGAGCCGATCGCCGCCGCCGCGGTGTTCGTGAACGCCGACGTGCCCGACCCGCAGGCCGCCCTCGACGGCGCCCGGTCGATCCTGGTCGAGCGGTTCGCCGAGGACGCCGACCTGATCGGCTCGTTGCGGGAGCGGCTGTGGGAGCAGGGCCGGCTGGCCTCCGCGGTCCGTGAGGGCAAGGAGACCGACGGCGCGAAGTTCTCGGACTACTTCGACTTCGACGAGCCGTTCACGAAGATGCCGTCGCACCGGATCCTCGCGCTGTTCCGCGGCGAGAAGGAAGACGTGCTGACGATCACCATCGAGCCGCTGCCCGCGGGCGTGGAGGTCGACGGACCGACGGAGTACGAGACCACCATCGCCCGCAAGGTCGGCGTGGACAACCAAGGCCGCCCGGCCGACAAGTGGCTGGTCGAGACGGTCCGCTGGGCCTGGCGGACGAAGATCCTGGTGCACCTCGGCATCGACCTGCGGATGCGGTTGCGGCAGGTCGCCGAGGACGAGGCGATCCGGGTGTTCGCGGCCAACCTGCGCGACCTGCTGCTGGCCGCCCCGGCCGGCACCCGCTCCACGATGGGCCTCGACCCAGGCTTCCGCACCGGCGTGAAGGTCGCCGTCGTGGACGCGACCGGCAAGGTCGTCAACACCGGCGTGATCTATCCGCACGTCCCGCAGAACCAGTGGGACAAGTCGATCGCCACCCTCGCCGCATTGGCGGCCGCACACGACGTACAGCTGATTGCTATCGGCAACGGTACGGCGTCGCGCGAGACGGACAAGCTGGCGGCCGAGCTGATCGCCAAGCACCCGGAGCTCAAGCTCACCAAGGCCGTCGTGTCCGAGGCCGGCGCGTCCGTCTACTCGGCGTCGGCGTTCGCGTCCCAGGAGCTGCCCGGGATGGACGTCTCGCTGCGCGGCGCGGTCTCGATCGCGCGCCGGCTGCAGGACCCGCTGGCCGAGCTGGTGAAGATCGACCCGAAGTCGATCGGCGTGGGCCAGTACCAGCACGACCTCCCGGAGAACTCCCTGTCCCGCTCGCTCGACGCGGTCGTCGAGGACTGTGTGAACGCGGTCGGCGTCGACCTGAACACGGCGTCCGCGCCGCTGCTCACCCGGGTCTCGGGCATCACGCCCGGCCTGGCGGACAACATCGTCCAGCACCGCGACGTCAACGGCCCGTTCGCGTCGCGTACGGCACTGAAGGACGTGGCACGCCTCGGGCCGAAGGCGTTCGAGCAGGCGGCCGGGTTCCTCCGGATCCCCGACGGCGACGACCCGCTCGACGCGTCCAGCGTGCACCCGGAGTCCTACCCCGTCGTACGGCGGATGCTCGACTCGACCGGTTCGGACCTGAAGGCGCTGATCGGGTCGGCGGAGCTGAAGCGGTTGAAGGCGGCGGACTTCGTCGACGACATGTTCGGTCTGCCGACGGTGACCGACATCCTGGCCGAGCTGGAGAAGCCCGGTCGGGACCCGCGGCCCGCCTTCAAGACCGCCGTGTTCGCGGAGGGTGTGGACAAGATCGCGGACCTGAAGCCGGGGATGCGGCTGGAGGGCCAGGTCACGAACGTGGCCGCGTTCGGTGCGTTCATCGACATCGGTGTGCACCAGGACGGGCTGGCGCACGTGTCGGCGCTGTCGAAGACCTTCGTGAAGGACCCGCGCGAGGTGGTCAAGCCGGGCGACATCGTGATGGTGAAGGTGCTCGAGGTCGACATCCCGCGCCAGCGGATCTCCCTCACGCTGCGCCTGGACGACGAACTCGGCTCAGGCGGACGCCAGAGCGGCGGCCAGGGCGGACGCGGCCAAGCCGGCGGCCAGGGCCGTGGACAAGGCGATCAAGGCGGTCAAGGCGGCGGCCAGGGCGGTCAAGGTGGCGGTCAGGGCGGCGGCCGGGGGCGTGGGCCGGGCGGACCAGGTGGTCAGGGTCGCGGTCCAGGCGGGTCCGGCGGTCAGGGGCGTGGGTCTGGTGGCTCGGGTGGTCAGGGTGGTCGTGGGGGCAACCGAGGATCCGGCGGCCGTGGCAACCAGCCCGAGACCCCGATGGACGAGACCTCCCTCGCCGACGCCTTCCGCAAAGCCGGCTTCACCGTCCGCTGA
- a CDS encoding DHA2 family efflux MFS transporter permease subunit, with translation MYATTDTLATTPAAQGGRSRWLALYTLCAGMLMIVLDVTVVNVALPAIQDDLGFTSSSLAWVVNAYLIAFGGLLLLAGRLGDLLGRRNVFVAGLVVFTAASVLCGLAGSQEVLVIARFIQGVGGALTSAVILGMIVTLFPEPREQAKAIGMYAFVASAGGSIGLLAGGVLTQAISWHWIFFVNLPIGVLTVVLAVKQIEKDKGLGIGKGTDVPGAVLITAALMVGVFTIVKPAAELGWTAPRTLVLTAVTLVLLAGFIVREATAAIPLVPLRIFRSRTLTGANLIQALSASGMFGIFFLGSLYLQRVLGYDALEIGLAFLPTTVVMGLLSVKYSEKLVMRFGPRRPLIVGLSLIVVGLALFTQAPVGGNYVVHVLPVLTLLGLGGGICFPALMGLSMSDVKPEDAGLASGLIGTMGEVGAALGLAVLATLSATRTASVADTKPALDALTDGYHLSFAIAAVIVAAAVAIAVTVMRPAKQPTAAAEPEELACEAA, from the coding sequence ATGTACGCGACGACCGACACCCTGGCGACTACGCCGGCTGCGCAGGGCGGCCGCTCGCGCTGGCTGGCGCTCTACACCCTCTGTGCGGGCATGTTGATGATCGTGCTCGACGTGACCGTGGTGAACGTGGCCCTGCCGGCCATCCAGGACGACCTGGGCTTCACGAGCTCCTCCCTCGCATGGGTGGTGAACGCGTACCTGATCGCGTTCGGCGGCCTCCTGCTACTGGCCGGCCGGCTCGGCGACCTCCTCGGCCGGCGGAACGTCTTCGTCGCCGGATTGGTCGTTTTCACCGCCGCCTCTGTGCTCTGCGGTCTGGCTGGGTCGCAGGAAGTGCTCGTCATCGCCCGGTTCATCCAGGGCGTCGGCGGCGCGCTGACCTCCGCAGTGATCCTGGGCATGATCGTGACGCTGTTCCCCGAGCCGCGGGAGCAGGCCAAGGCGATCGGCATGTACGCGTTCGTCGCGTCCGCCGGTGGATCGATCGGCCTGCTGGCAGGCGGCGTACTGACGCAGGCGATCAGCTGGCACTGGATCTTCTTCGTGAACCTGCCGATCGGCGTACTGACCGTCGTACTGGCCGTGAAGCAGATCGAGAAGGACAAGGGGCTGGGGATCGGCAAGGGCACCGACGTACCGGGTGCGGTGCTGATCACCGCGGCGCTGATGGTCGGCGTGTTCACCATCGTCAAGCCGGCTGCTGAGCTCGGCTGGACCGCTCCGCGGACTCTGGTGCTGACTGCGGTGACGCTGGTGCTGCTGGCCGGATTCATCGTCCGCGAGGCGACCGCCGCGATCCCGCTGGTGCCGCTGCGGATCTTCCGCTCCCGCACCCTCACCGGCGCCAACCTGATCCAGGCACTGTCCGCCTCCGGGATGTTCGGCATCTTCTTCCTCGGCTCGCTGTACCTGCAGCGCGTGCTCGGGTACGACGCTCTGGAGATCGGACTGGCGTTCCTGCCGACCACCGTGGTGATGGGGCTGCTGTCGGTGAAGTACTCCGAGAAGCTCGTGATGCGCTTCGGCCCGCGCCGCCCGCTGATCGTCGGACTGTCGCTGATCGTCGTCGGACTGGCCCTGTTCACGCAGGCCCCGGTCGGTGGCAACTACGTCGTCCACGTCCTGCCGGTCCTGACGCTGCTGGGTCTGGGTGGCGGCATCTGCTTCCCGGCTCTGATGGGCCTGTCGATGTCGGACGTGAAGCCCGAGGACGCCGGTCTGGCTTCCGGCCTCATCGGCACCATGGGCGAGGTCGGCGCCGCCCTCGGCCTGGCCGTCCTGGCGACGCTGTCCGCGACCCGCACCGCCTCGGTCGCCGACACCAAGCCGGCCCTGGACGCGCTGACCGACGGCTACCACCTGTCCTTCGCCATCGCCGCCGTGATCGTCGCCGCCGCGGTCGCCATCGCCGTCACCGTGATGCGCCCCGCCAAGCAGCCGACCGCCGCCGCCGAGCCCGAAGAACTCGCCTGCGAAGCCGCCTGA
- a CDS encoding DUF624 domain-containing protein → MEKANRTSSVLSRLAVVGDLLMLQLVFVVISLGILTLFPAAFAMQRVVPDAISQEKPKLLRRFFKEFRWAMKQFWLPAFGLWVGAVMLAFGLSFWANADGPARIFALAVLIPLTGMILGLYLSGLAILHAAPETSTVKSLFRSANLFLLRRPLPVAGGVVVLLTWFALSSVVPTLLLVGSGLVPALTAYALSRPPREKTSEDVSI, encoded by the coding sequence GTGGAGAAGGCCAACCGGACGAGCAGCGTGCTGTCGAGGCTCGCGGTCGTCGGCGACCTGCTGATGCTGCAACTGGTCTTCGTGGTGATCAGCCTGGGCATCCTGACCCTGTTCCCGGCCGCGTTCGCGATGCAGCGGGTGGTCCCGGACGCGATCAGCCAGGAGAAGCCGAAGCTGCTGCGGAGGTTCTTCAAGGAGTTCCGCTGGGCGATGAAGCAGTTCTGGCTGCCCGCGTTCGGCCTGTGGGTCGGCGCGGTGATGCTGGCGTTCGGTCTCTCCTTCTGGGCGAACGCGGATGGTCCGGCGCGGATCTTCGCGCTCGCTGTCCTGATCCCACTCACCGGAATGATCCTCGGGCTGTACCTGAGCGGTCTGGCGATCCTGCACGCGGCGCCGGAGACCTCCACGGTCAAGTCGCTGTTCCGGTCCGCCAACCTGTTCCTGCTGCGTCGACCGCTCCCGGTGGCCGGTGGGGTCGTCGTACTGCTCACCTGGTTCGCGCTGTCGTCCGTGGTGCCGACACTGCTCCTCGTCGGGTCCGGTCTGGTCCCGGCACTCACGGCGTACGCGCTCTCACGACCGCCTCGCGAAAAAACTTCTGAAGACGTGTCAATCTGA
- a CDS encoding substrate-binding domain-containing protein encodes MLAQERHELILRSLRRHGRLRVADLVAELGVSAITVRRDLAELDSAGLLRRVHGGAIGTGTADQGTHGSRLTIGIVVPSATSYYSDVIRGAEAMADRYGARLVLGVSGYDVATERERLDKVLGIGVAGLMISTALGDGDADRLDARLDDIDVPVVLMERAFGFPQVAREYDHVRTDHAYGAMLALRHFVALGHRRIAINLQATVTAYWLRRGIESAAKALGVEVFLSPVDLPMRGDDPGAVAQLDAFLAECESFGSRAVLVHSDEHGARLVERAMELGLRVPEDLAVIAYNDVTASLAVVPLTAVCPPRRALGETACDLLLRKIQSPATPVQHLSLLPTLNIRTSCGTATTEQNLAVFRF; translated from the coding sequence ATGCTTGCACAGGAGCGCCACGAGCTGATCCTGCGTAGCCTGCGCCGGCACGGCCGGCTCCGGGTGGCCGACCTGGTCGCCGAGTTGGGCGTCTCCGCGATCACAGTACGCCGGGACCTGGCCGAACTGGACTCAGCCGGCCTGCTCCGCCGCGTGCACGGCGGCGCCATCGGCACCGGGACCGCCGACCAGGGGACGCACGGGAGCCGCCTGACGATCGGCATCGTCGTACCGAGCGCGACGTCGTACTACTCCGACGTGATCCGCGGCGCCGAGGCGATGGCCGACCGGTACGGCGCGCGCCTGGTCCTCGGCGTCTCCGGGTACGACGTGGCGACCGAGCGCGAGCGGCTCGACAAGGTGCTCGGGATCGGGGTGGCTGGGCTGATGATCAGCACCGCACTCGGGGACGGCGACGCGGACCGGCTCGACGCGCGGCTGGACGACATCGACGTACCGGTCGTGCTGATGGAGCGCGCGTTCGGGTTCCCGCAGGTGGCCCGCGAGTACGACCACGTCCGGACCGATCACGCGTACGGCGCGATGCTGGCGCTGCGGCACTTCGTGGCCCTCGGGCATCGCCGGATCGCGATCAACCTGCAGGCCACGGTCACGGCGTACTGGCTGCGCCGGGGGATCGAGTCGGCCGCGAAGGCGCTCGGCGTGGAGGTGTTCCTCTCGCCGGTCGACCTGCCGATGCGCGGCGACGACCCCGGCGCGGTGGCGCAGCTGGACGCGTTCCTCGCCGAGTGCGAGTCGTTCGGCAGTCGCGCCGTACTGGTGCACTCAGACGAGCACGGCGCCCGCCTGGTCGAGCGCGCGATGGAGCTCGGTCTCCGCGTCCCGGAGGACCTGGCTGTGATCGCCTACAACGACGTCACTGCATCGCTGGCCGTCGTCCCGCTCACCGCGGTCTGCCCGCCGCGGCGGGCTCTCGGCGAGACCGCCTGCGACCTGTTGCTCCGCAAGATCCAGTCGCCGGCGACGCCCGTCCAGCACCTCAGCCTGCTTCCCACGCTCAACATCCGCACCTCCTGCGGGACCGCGACGACGGAACAGAACCTCGCCGTGTTCCGGTTCTGA
- a CDS encoding extracellular solute-binding protein, giving the protein MRRGVGLTLLAAALSVLVSSCGNGVIDKSTDGVPPAEATGTLRVLLPSFPPSTKGKEEFQKVVDDFHKTYPKMKVEPDFATYKNLNEKMSTSIAAGIPYDVMVTGVGWVQPFASKNIFEDLGKYGVTPDVIKEKSTPALIPAVTYDKKLYAYPLIADARAVALRKSAFREAGLDPSKPPKSLAELKVAAEKLTKRDKDGNITRSGFDLASATGFRQSFTTFLASTGTPLYVGGEPNFDNKAGLDTLLWIKSMINNVQPYGQTNAAQQPLVLTGEAAMGIVNGGVDCSADGIGQKNCDDLEFFRFDSGKEIEYVGGDLASIGSRSRHKDAAWAFIQTLTQPTTLDAIAKLNKKIPAYKDASNSPQAKSNPLSQFVADGLVYAVNENEVPANWLEMRGNFDIQLTQAVLGQKDPAKVLHNLAGQSR; this is encoded by the coding sequence GTGAGACGTGGAGTGGGACTGACCCTGCTGGCCGCAGCGCTCAGCGTGCTGGTCAGCAGTTGTGGCAACGGGGTGATCGACAAGAGCACCGACGGCGTGCCGCCGGCCGAGGCGACCGGAACCTTGCGGGTGCTGCTCCCGTCGTTCCCGCCCAGTACCAAGGGCAAGGAGGAGTTCCAGAAGGTCGTCGACGACTTCCACAAGACCTATCCGAAGATGAAGGTCGAGCCGGACTTCGCGACGTACAAGAACCTGAACGAGAAGATGTCGACCTCGATCGCCGCGGGGATCCCGTACGACGTGATGGTCACCGGCGTCGGCTGGGTCCAGCCGTTCGCCTCGAAGAACATCTTCGAGGACCTCGGCAAGTACGGCGTGACGCCGGACGTCATCAAGGAGAAGAGCACCCCGGCCCTGATCCCGGCGGTGACGTACGACAAGAAGCTGTACGCGTACCCGCTGATCGCGGACGCCCGGGCGGTCGCGCTGCGCAAGAGCGCCTTCCGCGAAGCCGGACTGGACCCGTCGAAGCCGCCGAAGTCGCTCGCCGAACTGAAGGTCGCGGCCGAGAAGCTGACCAAGCGGGACAAGGACGGCAACATCACCCGCAGCGGGTTCGACCTCGCGTCGGCGACCGGCTTCCGTCAGTCCTTCACCACCTTCCTGGCCTCGACCGGTACGCCGCTCTACGTCGGGGGCGAGCCGAACTTCGACAACAAGGCAGGCCTGGACACGCTGCTGTGGATCAAGTCGATGATCAACAACGTTCAGCCGTACGGCCAGACGAACGCCGCCCAGCAACCGCTCGTGCTCACTGGTGAGGCCGCGATGGGCATCGTCAACGGCGGCGTCGACTGCTCCGCCGACGGCATCGGGCAGAAGAACTGCGACGACCTGGAGTTCTTCCGCTTCGACAGCGGCAAGGAGATCGAGTACGTCGGCGGCGACCTGGCGTCGATCGGGTCGCGCAGCCGGCACAAGGACGCGGCCTGGGCCTTCATCCAGACGCTGACCCAGCCGACCACGCTGGACGCGATCGCGAAGCTGAACAAGAAGATCCCGGCCTACAAGGACGCGAGCAACTCGCCGCAGGCGAAGTCGAACCCGTTGAGCCAGTTCGTCGCCGACGGCCTGGTCTACGCGGTCAACGAGAACGAAGTGCCGGCCAACTGGCTCGAGATGCGCGGCAACTTCGACATCCAGCTCACCCAGGCGGTCCTCGGACAGAAGGATCCCGCGAAGGTGCTGCACAACCTGGCAGGACAGTCACGATGA
- a CDS encoding carbohydrate ABC transporter permease, with amino-acid sequence MSTTLERPALGTTRKVSPSKDSRTLLRSQVRTGWALLAPALLHSGVFIVIPVVAVLVLSLTNYSFGDTWAWVGFGNYADLFRDVDFQASLWHTVLYAIVVIPISMAISLAVALGLNQKIRGLSFFRTAFYIPTVTATVAVATIWLWIYNPGSGLANGFLSLFGFAPNRWLADPATALPSLMVVGIWQGLGTKVIIYLAALQGVSRDLLESSEIDGANRWQKFANVTWPAIGPVQFFVLITSIVGTFQVFDLVYVMTQGGPGSETRVLVMDIYQNAFQDLKLGYASAETVIMMIVIALFIGVGRLLQKADAND; translated from the coding sequence ATGAGTACAACTCTTGAACGTCCAGCACTCGGCACGACCCGGAAGGTGTCGCCGTCCAAGGACAGCCGGACCCTGCTGAGGAGCCAGGTCCGGACCGGCTGGGCCCTGCTCGCGCCGGCGCTGCTGCACTCCGGCGTCTTCATCGTGATCCCGGTGGTCGCGGTCCTCGTCCTCAGCCTGACCAACTACAGCTTCGGTGACACCTGGGCCTGGGTCGGGTTCGGCAACTACGCCGACCTGTTCCGCGACGTCGATTTCCAGGCGTCGTTGTGGCACACGGTGCTCTACGCGATCGTGGTGATCCCGATCTCGATGGCGATCTCGCTCGCGGTCGCGCTCGGGCTGAACCAGAAGATCCGGGGTCTGAGCTTCTTCCGGACCGCGTTCTACATCCCGACCGTCACCGCGACGGTCGCGGTGGCGACCATCTGGCTGTGGATCTACAACCCGGGCTCCGGGCTCGCGAACGGGTTCCTCAGCCTGTTCGGCTTCGCGCCGAACCGCTGGCTGGCCGACCCGGCGACCGCGCTGCCGTCGCTGATGGTGGTCGGCATCTGGCAGGGGCTCGGGACCAAGGTGATCATCTACCTGGCCGCGCTGCAGGGCGTCTCCCGCGACCTGCTCGAGTCGTCCGAGATCGACGGCGCCAACCGCTGGCAGAAGTTCGCGAACGTGACCTGGCCGGCGATCGGCCCGGTGCAGTTCTTCGTCCTGATCACGTCGATCGTGGGCACCTTCCAGGTGTTCGACCTGGTCTACGTGATGACGCAGGGCGGTCCCGGGTCGGAGACGCGCGTCCTCGTGATGGACATCTATCAGAACGCGTTCCAGGACCTGAAACTCGGCTACGCGTCCGCCGAGACCGTGATCATGATGATCGTGATCGCGCTGTTCATCGGGGTCGGGCGCCTGCTCCAGAAGGCGGATGCCAATGACTAG
- a CDS encoding carbohydrate ABC transporter permease, with protein MTSATLPAIGSAKPSALRPGRILLYVVLTVGAVLMITPFVWMLLTAFKSNLEIAKFGWLPGELRWRNFSEAMQTAPFLRYFRNSLFIAVGETAFTLVVCTMAGYALAKLPLRGAKSLLNYFIVLLLVPFQIILVPLFLIVKSIPLFGGNNIIGQGGVGWLNSWWGLIIPLGAAPLFTFLARQFYVSLPDELAQAARVDGLGEFGIFLRIMTPLIKPALITIAVFQIEAAWNGFLWPLMITTSDSMRPLQLGLAIFSQNPAEIQWPYLMAGTALATLPMIVLFVFAQKRFVEGMANVGIKG; from the coding sequence ATGACTAGCGCTACGTTGCCGGCGATCGGTTCCGCCAAGCCGTCGGCACTCCGGCCGGGCCGGATCCTGTTGTACGTCGTCCTGACGGTCGGCGCGGTCCTGATGATCACGCCGTTCGTCTGGATGCTGCTGACCGCGTTCAAGAGCAACCTGGAGATCGCGAAGTTCGGCTGGCTGCCCGGCGAACTGCGCTGGCGCAACTTCAGCGAGGCGATGCAGACCGCGCCGTTCCTGCGGTACTTCCGCAACAGCCTGTTCATCGCGGTCGGTGAGACCGCGTTCACCCTCGTGGTGTGCACGATGGCCGGCTACGCACTGGCCAAGCTGCCGCTGCGCGGGGCGAAGTCGCTGCTGAACTACTTCATCGTGCTGCTGCTGGTGCCGTTCCAGATCATCCTGGTGCCGTTGTTCCTGATCGTGAAGTCGATCCCGCTGTTCGGCGGCAACAACATCATCGGCCAGGGCGGGGTCGGCTGGCTGAACTCGTGGTGGGGCCTGATCATCCCGCTCGGCGCCGCACCGCTGTTCACCTTCCTGGCCCGGCAGTTCTACGTCTCGCTGCCGGACGAACTGGCGCAGGCGGCCCGGGTGGACGGGCTCGGGGAGTTCGGCATCTTCCTGCGGATCATGACGCCGCTGATCAAGCCGGCCCTGATCACGATCGCGGTGTTCCAGATCGAGGCGGCCTGGAACGGGTTCCTCTGGCCGCTGATGATCACCACGTCCGACTCGATGCGGCCGCTGCAACTGGGGCTGGCGATCTTCTCCCAGAACCCGGCGGAGATCCAGTGGCCGTACCTGATGGCCGGTACGGCGCTCGCGACGCTGCCGATGATCGTGCTGTTCGTGTTCGCCCAGAAGCGGTTCGTCGAAGGAATGGCGAACGTGGGGATCAAGGGCTAG
- a CDS encoding TetR/AcrR family transcriptional regulator yields MSLPDRLVQAGVELLEEDGLADLTLRAIARRTGVSHGAPRRYFPTHDALLAAIAATGLQDLAARLKTTEGPPEEQLVVAAKNYLQFAAERPGMFDLIFRHDLLAGAGGNLRATSLPLFQNFVDLVAQIHPADAALRATALWTNIHGLATLRATNALELLGTTDVDPIVRYVVHSLVH; encoded by the coding sequence GTGTCCCTGCCCGATCGGCTCGTCCAGGCCGGGGTCGAACTCCTCGAGGAGGACGGCCTCGCCGACCTCACGCTGCGCGCGATCGCTCGCCGTACGGGCGTCTCGCACGGCGCACCGCGGCGTTACTTCCCCACGCACGACGCGCTCCTGGCCGCGATCGCAGCCACCGGGCTGCAGGATCTCGCGGCCCGGCTCAAGACGACCGAAGGACCGCCCGAAGAACAATTGGTAGTGGCTGCCAAGAACTACCTGCAGTTCGCTGCCGAACGCCCCGGCATGTTCGACCTGATCTTCCGCCACGATCTGCTGGCCGGCGCCGGCGGCAACCTCCGCGCGACGTCGCTCCCGCTGTTCCAGAACTTCGTCGATCTGGTCGCCCAGATCCACCCCGCCGACGCCGCCCTCCGCGCCACCGCCCTGTGGACAAACATCCACGGCCTCGCCACGCTCCGCGCCACCAACGCCCTGGAACTTCTCGGTACGACGGACGTCGACCCGATCGTCCGGTACGTCGTCCACAGCCTTGTGCACTGA
- a CDS encoding nitroreductase/quinone reductase family protein — MSANPFHDTREKRILNDFTAQLIAEFQANDGRVGGPFENSRLLLLTTTGARSGQARTAILGYYPDGDRVLVVGSAGGSPKHPDWYHNLLANPEVGVDLGLFDYPATAVVLRGAERDEVFARLVEAEPGWGEYQKKTTRTIPVVALVQQPGPPARGSFAEMLKTIHAAFRRELALIRHEIATSGTLGAQLRINCLTMCQGLHYHHTGESTALFPALVEQHPELADVIAVLQKEHDQIAVLLAELEQLVDTNVLDQVDELIAQLNAHLDREEAALLPYL; from the coding sequence ATGTCTGCGAACCCTTTTCACGACACCAGAGAGAAGCGAATCCTGAACGATTTCACTGCACAACTCATTGCGGAGTTCCAGGCGAACGACGGCCGGGTCGGCGGGCCCTTCGAGAACTCCAGGTTGTTGCTCCTGACAACCACCGGCGCGCGGTCCGGGCAAGCGCGGACCGCGATCCTCGGGTACTACCCGGACGGTGACCGCGTCCTGGTCGTCGGCTCGGCCGGCGGCAGCCCGAAGCACCCGGACTGGTATCACAACCTGCTCGCGAATCCGGAGGTCGGCGTCGACCTCGGGCTCTTCGACTATCCGGCAACGGCCGTCGTACTGCGTGGCGCCGAGCGCGACGAGGTCTTCGCCCGACTCGTCGAGGCCGAGCCGGGGTGGGGCGAGTACCAGAAGAAGACGACGCGGACCATCCCGGTTGTGGCGCTCGTCCAGCAACCGGGGCCACCTGCACGCGGGTCTTTTGCCGAGATGTTGAAGACCATCCACGCGGCGTTCCGGCGAGAGTTGGCCCTAATCCGGCACGAGATCGCGACGTCCGGGACACTGGGCGCGCAACTCCGCATCAACTGCCTGACCATGTGCCAGGGCCTGCACTACCACCACACCGGCGAATCGACCGCGTTGTTCCCGGCCCTGGTCGAGCAGCATCCCGAGCTGGCCGACGTGATCGCCGTACTGCAGAAGGAGCACGACCAGATCGCAGTACTGCTCGCGGAACTCGAGCAGCTGGTCGACACAAACGTCCTGGACCAGGTGGACGAGCTGATCGCCCAGCTCAACGCCCACCTGGACCGCGAAGAGGCGGCCCTCCTGCCCTACCTCTGA